TTCTGCAGGCCGACCGCCTGTTGCACAGCCAGTGGGTGCGTCCCGACGACAGCGAACCGTGGATCGACAACGCCTGGTACGCGAAGCGCGCAGGCACGTGGTTAAACACGGCGGAAGAACTGGCGGCCGTGATGACTACCAGATCAGGCTTGCCCGCGTTCCTGGATAACGACCTGAACGCCACTCGAAAGAGGCTAACCGAATCTGCCAACTGGAACGTCACGGTCGCTCCTACCGGCGCGAAGAAATTTGACCTTAGCGAACAGGCGCAATTTTCTGACGACGTCAGCCTGGACGTTGTCCGCAGCGCCAACGTGCCCCAAAACGGTACAGCCGCCGTCAGACTTCTTCCTCAGATTCCTGTCCCAGCGATTCAATTCCCCAGCACGCCGATAGCTTTGCCGCTGGTTTCAGATTCGTCAAACGTGACGACCACTGTTGAACGCAGGGGTGCGCCAGTGGAAGGCGAATGCGATCCGGCGGCGTATGCGGTCGACGTCTTTTTTCGAGGTCGCAGCTGGAATTCCACTAGCACGCTGGAAGTCAATCCGTGTGCAGGCGACTTCTACGTGGTGGCCAAAGCAAAACGCACCGAAACGGCCAGTGTCGTGATGCAGGGAACGAGTAACCGCCCCATCATGTTTGTGCTGGATATGTCAGAAAGCATGAAGGATCCGTCCGGCGACAGATTGAGATACCAGGTCGCACTCGACACTCTCGAAGACTTCATCGACAACGACCGATTCGACAAGACCACACTCGCTGGTTTGAAGGTGTTTGGGCATCGCGTCAGGTCCCGACGCGGGGAACGAGTCGAGAACCCGGATTACACGCGACTGTTTGGTAAATCGATTCCGCCGGGGGTAACGGCGAATAAAGACGTGTGCACTGAACTTCGGTTGACGAGCATGGACTTTGATGGCAAGCAAAAATTCAAACAAGTGATTAAGAAACTTCGGGAACTGAAATACTGGGGGATCACGCCTCTTGGCCAGGCGATCGAACAATCTTTGGTCAACCAGGATGGTTTGAACGGAAAGCCAGGCATTGTTATCGCCGTGACCGACGGTGCTGCGACAGACATGGGCCTGGATCTCGATGGAAAGCCAGCGCCACCAGGGAACACCAATCATACAGGGCCTTTACGGGAGGCGTTGAAAGCTAGCCAAAACAGCAAAGTCGTAATCGTCGCACTCGACTTTCAGCCAGGCGGACTACAGCGAAGGATTCTGACACAAGTCTTCGTCAACGACTGCGGCATAAAAGAGGATGACGTCGTCGACGCTTCCAACAGTGAAGAGCTGTATGACAAATTCGACGACAGTCTGGACCCGCAAGAGTACACCGTCGCCAGTCGCCTTCGGAGTGTAGACACGAGTGCCAGGCTGGGCGAACCGACTTCCCAATTAGAACCGGCCGATGACTACACTCTGCAGTTTGCCGGAATCAAGAGTAGTCAGGACGTCTCCTTACGCGCCGGTGATCTGGTCAGGTTCTTCGTCAACTGGAACGTAAACCAATTCAACTACAGCCGTGACGGCAGCAGCCGACTCGTGCAGCCGGCAAGGGCCAGCAGCTCAGCCGCCGAACGCGATGCGCCTCGCATGCTGCGATCTGTGCTGAACAAACCGGTTGAATATTCGACGTATGCCGAAGCAAACAAGAATGGGTTGCTAAGAGTCGCCTTCAGTTTGATGCTGGACCACGACCGAAGAGATCTGCCAGTCCGACAGCCTGCCGAAGTCGATTTCACTTTTGGGTCAGAAGGCAATGATGTTCCGCCAGATCGCGTCGAACAGGAATTCACGTCAGAGTGGGGTGCACCTGGTTGGCGATTCGTCATCGAAGACTGGCCCGAAAGACGCAACCTCGTTTATGTCGACGCTGTCTGGAAGATGGAACGGACAACGCCGGAAGTTGTTGTCGAATACAAGCCGATCGTGACTCAGGAAGGCGAGCTGATTGGCGGCGTAGATTCGCTTCCCAAGTGCCGCATTTCCAATACCCTGTTGCCTGACGGAACGTTGCAGGTCCGCCTCAACCCAATCCAGGGTTCGCCGGATGCCGCAGACAACCGAGTTGCCGATATTCGCGTGGAGATCGGAACCGCCGACCGCCGGGAACTCAACAGTGCCTTCATGCCGGACGAAGTCGCAACCACGATTCGCCGCACAGAAAAGGGTTCCGTGATCTATGAATTTCAGGGCGGATATACAGATACGGAGCTGCAAAAAAAACAAATCGCCCTCACATCACACGCCGCTCGACAAAACAACGCGTTTGTCGTCGAAGGCATGAAAATCGCCCCGTAGACCAAACAGCCACGTGCGCTGGTCGGAACAATGCCACTACAGTCGCGCATGGAGGCGTAGATCGGCAGAATCCGCAGATCGGCGTGTTGCCGCAGCGTGCCGTCGCCCGCATCGCCGCCCAGGACCGGCTTCTCACCTTGTTGCTGTTCATTGCGCACGCGTAACATGTGCCCGCAGGTTCTCACGATCATGAGAACCACCGCAATCGCAGCCGTGAAATCGGCAGCACACCTCATCAGGTTTGCGCAGGGACGCCGAACCGAATGTCTTTCTCATCCACATACGCCATCAAGCCGGCCCATTGGCTGCTGGTGGCCACCATCGCGTTTTCGACCACCGGCTGCATGAGTCAGCTGGGGCGGTCCCATTCGTCATTGCGCCCAAGAACAGCTTCTACCTGGGAGCCGGATACGTCCGTCTTTCGTTCCCAGGATGCTCGCCTGCCCGGCATGCCAACGATGACGATCAAGGCCGGGAAGCCAGCGACGGAAAATCATCTGAAAGATATCCTGCAAACGTCCGGGCATTCCTTGATGGAATCCGCTGCGACGGCACCAGAACCTCCCGAACAACCAACGCGGCCACAGGCTCGCCTGTTGACACCAAGTTTTGCCACCGCAGCCAGCGAACAACGTCGTCCCGCAGGTGCCGGTGAGTACTCGGGAATCGTCATTCAGCCAAAGCAGTCACAAACGGAGACGCCCGATGATTCCGAGATCACCGGATCGCATACCAGCAAAGGTTCCGGACACAGCATCGGCTTCACTGCAGATCACATTCGACAATTGATGGACAGCCAGTCTCGCAATGAGATGTCGGACGGAAAAGTGCTCAGCGACCTGAAACCTAAATGGCAGGTCCTGAATACAGCCACGCAAACGGCATCGAACGTGAGTGCAGACTCAGTCAACACAATCAGTCCGGCATCAGCTGAGGCCGGGCAACAGCAGCAGCCATTCACTTCCACGCAACAGTCGACCATTCAGGAAGCAGCTCAATCGCGAGAAGTGCCGACATCAACGGACGAAGCTGAAGAACCTACAGCAGAAGAACCGTCGATGCTGGAGCGGCTGCGAGGCTTCTACGGGCCAGCTGCGCCTGAACAAAAAACTCGACAGCGCTGGATGAAACCGTTCCAGAAGTTATCGTCGCCGTGGAACGTCTTTCGAGACAAAGAAACGACGGATAGCCCGTCCGGCGACCAGTCTCCCTTGCCGCCGCAAACGGTCGAACTTTCAGATGAAGTCGAAAGCAGTTCGTCCGAAGTCAATCCATTGTTATCGCAATTGATTGAAACCATCAACAATGAACTCAAGGACTGGCCTCGGCAACCCAACGGCACACCAGACGACCTGGCTGCGTACCAGCGTCGCGAGCAGGATCTGAGACTGCTATACCTGATTGCCAACGAACCAGGTGCTGCGGTTGCCGCTATTGATTCCCTGCCTAACGGCGATCAGGACTTCTGGCAGGAAGTCATGCTCGGCCTGGCTCAATACCGTTCTGACGAACCCGATGTCCCGCGGCAGCAGCGTTTGAGTAACACAGTCGGCCAGTTGCGTACCGCCGTCCGAAGACTCGCCCCCCTGACAACGCTGCAGATTCGACGCATTGACATCTGCAGCCAGATTTACAGTTTTGGTCGAGTCGAAACGTTTTCGTTAAACGAATTCGACCCTGGCGATCCAATCCTGCTGTATGTCGAACTCGAAAACTTCGCGTCACGGCTGACCACGACTGGCAGCTACGAAACCAGCTTCGACGCTCAACTGAAGTTCTTCGAAGACGGCAGCGACGAAGCGATCGAAACAGTTGAACTGGCCGAGATCACGGATCAATCGACCTCGGAACGAGTCGACTACTACCAAAGTTTCGAGCTCACGATCCCGTCGCACTTGACCTCAGGCCGCTACCGTATCGCAGTCCAGTTGCGCGATCGCACCAGTGGCAAGAAGGCGCAGGAATCTGTCGAGTTCCGCGTGAGATAGCCCGCTTCCAAGGCTTCACTTCGTTGCAGGGCACAGCGGCTGCGCTGTCGTAACCACCAACGCTGATGCACACGCTGGCATCCGACCAATCGCCGCCGCGACAGGGTTCTGTTGCAGCGGCCAGGAAACACTTCGCTCCCGTCGCGCTTCCGCCAGCGACATTGCCGCTGCAATCGCCATTGGCAGCCTGAGACCGTCCCGCCTTCGCTATCCGACAGCGCGTTCCTCATAACCAGCGCAAGCATCACGCTCGCTACTGGATTACCCGAACTCGCCATCCCGTAGACAGTTGCGCGGCGGTGTTGCCTTTTTGCAACCTATGTTTCGATTGGTGATCGAGTTGTCTTAACGCAACTTGCCGAAAACTTTTCCGAATGGGTCATTTGCAGAAAATCGTCGGAAGATTTTCAGACTACAAGGATCGAAGCATAGTCATGTCTAACTCAACAAGTACTTTCCCGGCCGAGCCACCGTCAGCACGAACGGACGACACCCTGGCGAAAACAGCGCGCAGTGCGTACCGATTCCAAAATCGCGAAACCGCTGCGAGCCCACCAACCTCAAACGCGGCGTCATCAAAGCCCCCGACTGCGCCAGTAGCACCGAAAACACGACCGCGTGGTCGGCTGCTGATCGCCATCCTGATGTTCTCCGCGTGCGGAGCGGGAATCGCCACCGTCTGGGACTCGCTGCTGCGATACCAGGCGTATGGCATTGTGACCGGAAAAGTCATCAACGTATCGGCCCCGATCGACGGCGTGTTGCAATACGTTCACGTGCGTGAAGGCGATCATGTCCGCCAGGACGCTCGACTGGCAACGGTGTTCGATCTGGATTTCGAACATCGTCTGCAACGGATCTCTGATGAATTGAAGATGGCTCAGGCCAGCCTGCACGCTGAGATTGCCAAGGTGCAGTGGCAGTCAAAGGTGCAGGAAACGGAAATGACAAAATCCATGGCCGACTTCTTTGAAGGGGCCAGCAACATGTATCAGGAAACCGCCGCACTGGGCGTCATTCGCAACGAACTGGCTCGCACTCAGGCGCTATCGCAAACGCATGCTGCCAAAGAAATGGACTTGCGAAATCAGACGATTCGCGAACAAGCCGGCACTGACAAACTCCGAGCAATTCAGAAAGCCTTGCGAGTATTGAAGGAACGAGCGGAAACGGCAGCCCGGATCCCTCGACTTGGTTCTGAACAGATTGCTCCGCTGGTAGCAAAAGTCGACATGCTGTTGAACGAAACCGAACGCATTCGCGAATGGATTCAACAGGGCGAGCTGAAAGCACCGGTCAATGGAGTTGTGCTTTCGCGGCACCATCCGGCAGGCGAATGTATCAAGTCGCATGAGCCGCTGTTTTCTGTCATGGAAGAATCATCACTTGAGATTCAACTGTACCTGCCTCAGGAATTGACCGCTGATTACAACGTGGGCGACACCATCAAACTGAAGATCGAACCGTTTGAACAGCTGGTTCCCTGCGAAGTGACGGCTATTGGAACTGAGCATCGCCAGCCGCCTCCCAACATCGAAGTTTTCTACCGCAAGAACGTAACGCTGCTGCCAATTCGCGTTCGACCATCGCAGGAATTCGCTGGTGATCGACGAATGTCTGTCGGAGCAGTTGCCAAGTTGCCGCACTTTTCGCATCGCGGATAGAAAATGATCAATCGCACCGCCACCGTTTTTGCCATTGTGTAGTGAAGGGCCATCTCATGAACACCAAACCCAACAAAATATTGATCGTCGATGACGATCAGGCGACTCAAAAAACGATCGTCGACACGATCGTCGACACCGACACATCGTACGTGGTCGCAACCACCAACGACGCGGGTCTGCGGGCTGTTCAAAACGATTCCGAAATATCACAGGTGATCATTCGCGCCTGGTCAATCGACATCGACGCGTTGGACTTCTGCGAACGCATTCGTCTCCAGCGGTCTCACGATGATCTTCGCATCATTGTGATCCTGCGAAACGACGAACGGCCGTTGGGAGCTCAGATGCTGATTGCCGGTGCCAACGATCTGCTGATCGGCGACTTCGAACCTCGCGAACTGCGTATGCGAGCTCATATCGTTCCGTCAGACCAGGTCAAACGCGTTGATCCGGCTCACACGCCCCAGAGTGCTCCTGATGTCGTGAGTGATCGCCCAAAGGTTCACGTACCGGCATTTGATGCCGTTTCGTGCCGATTCACATTCGGGCACAACGAATTGCAGATTGCGGAATGGGAAGCCGATCCCGATGTGAAAAAAATCCCGTTGGACAAAATCATCGTCTGCCCGCAATGCAGCGCCGTGCCGACGTTTCGAGCCGGTTGCGGCGAATGTGGCGGAGCGTGGACAGTCCCTGAAACGATCATCCATCACTATGCGTGCGCCCACGTGGCTCCGGAACAGGAGTTCTATTCAAAAAGTGGGCTGGCGTGTCCCAAGTGTCGTTTAACAGACCTTGTGGCCGGTTCCGATTTCGAACAAATGCGAGGGTGCCTGAAGTGTTCTGACTGCAGCGCCATCCTGTCGGAACTAAGTATGGTCGGTCACTGCCTGGCGTGCGAACATCGATTTGCAATGGCGGACGGAATTGAAATGGAAATCTATGGGTACCAGATCGGCAGAGCTTTGGACGCGGCAAGCGTGACGCCGCCAAACTTCCATTCGCCGCGTCGCGTGGCAAATGCAGATCAACACACATGGCAGCCGGACACTGTCGGTTCCTACAGCATTTAAGACGGCAGACAAAATAATGGAATTTCAACAATCAACACTCACGCCGGAATCATTCGTTTCCGGCGATGCATGTCGAGTCTCGGCGAACGCCAGCATGATGGACGTGTTTCGCAAGACCGCGGATGGCGACTACCATTTCGTTCTGGTTGAGGACGATAACGGCGTGCCAATCGGCATCGTCAGCGCGGACGACGTGATGCGGCATGTCACCAATCCCAGTGGCAGCGAATTTCATCGCTGGTTGGAAATGCCGGTCGAAGCGGTCCTGCAAAGTCGTATTCGAATTCCGGACGAGGCCGCTCCTCAGGACCTCGATTCCGGCGACTGCACCCGGGTCACTCACGATGGCCACGTGCTGGGCGTCATGACTCGGCGCGACGTGCTGCTAAGCTGGCGGTCTGTTCAGCAAACGCTGCGAGAATCTCGCCGAGACATCGTGACGGACCTTCCGAATCGTTCGTCATTCGACCACCATTTGAAAGTGGAATGCAGTCGAGCGAACCGGGACGGCCATTCGGTGGCAATCGTCTTTGTCGACCTGGACTACTTTAAACAGATTAACGACCAGTACGGTCATGCGGCCGGTGACAGCGCACTAAAAGTTGTGGGCGGCCTGCTGCGTGAAACGCTGCGATCTTACGACATGGTGGCTCGCTACGGCGGCGACGAATTCGCCATTGTTTGCTGCGGCTGCGGCGTTGATGAAATCGATGTCGTGCTGCGTCGCATCCGTAATGGCGTGATGTCGCAACAGCAAACACGAATCGACCGCCACAAGCTGCCATCGATCTCCGTTGGCGCGGCCGTTCAACATTACGTCAGCGACAACTTCAGTTCGGTGCAGCTAATCGAAGCGGCCGACGAATGTCTCTACGCGGCCAAACGTTCCGGACGCAACTGTGCATGGAAAGTCGAACTATCAGCCGGCCAAAGCGGAAAACCCGTCCTGGTTCCCGATAGTCCCAGTCCTTCGCCGTTGCACCAACCAGCAGTAGCACTCGCACGGTAGCTCACAAGGGACGAAATCATGGTCGTGGAATGGTACAACTGGGTCGCCAGCATGCGGATGGACGAACTCCTGTTCGTTCTAGGAGTCCTGCTGCTGGTTGATGCGCCGCGTTACGTGTATAGCGTGCTGTTCATGGCGTTCTGGGATGCCATCAAATCGGTATGGACGCGCGAGCTTCCCGGCCCTCATGCGAATGGCTACACCTACTGCCCTTCCGTCAGCGTGGTGATCGCCGGTCACAACGAAGCCGACACGATTGTCGAAACCATCCGTTCCGTGGTCGATAGTTACTGCGACGTGCAGGTGATTGTCGTGGATGACGGCTCAACCGATGGCATGGCCCAGGCGGCTCGCGAATTTGCAGTTGGCAAAAGCAACATCCGAGTCCTGGCGCGAAGGGACCGCGGTGGAAAATCTTCGGCCTTGAACATGGGCCTGAAGGAAGCCACCGGTGAGGTACTGGTGACGATCGATGCAGATACAAAATTGAATCCGAATTCAATCTACGAATTGGTGCAGCCGCTGAAGGATCCGCAAGTGGCTACAGTTAGTGCCACTGTGCAGGCGTGGAATCCGTTTGCCAGCCTTGCGGCATGGCTGCAAGCCTACGAATATCGTCAGACAATTTTCATTTCACGCATGGTCCGCGGACGCATGGGTGTTCTGGGAATCGTATCTGGTGCGTTCGGCGCGTTTCGCACCAGCGTCCTGAAGCAACTCGGTGGATGGGATGTCGGCCCTGGCGAAGATGGCGATCTGGTTCTGAGAATCCGGAAAGCGGGCTACAGAGTGGGTGTTGCGCCGTATGCAACCTGCTTCACCAATGTGCCCACCAGCTGGCGGCGTTTGTTCTGGCAGCGCTGCCGCTGGGATCGCACCGTCATTACGTTTGAATGTCGCAAGCACAACGACATGGGTATACCGTGGCGAGCGAACTTCCGCTGGTCTAACTTTCTGCTGATGGCCGAACGATGGTTCTTTAACGTTGTTTGTGTATATACCTTCTGGTTGTACGGGATCTGGGTTATCGCAGCGTATCCCGCCAGCGCCATGCGGTTATTGGCGTTGTTGTACCTTTGCGGGCTGTGCCTTGAGTTCCTTCAAATGCTGGCGTTGCTGTTTTACTCAGACCGCATTTGGAAGGATTTGGCGCTGTCCCTGGTGCTGCCTTTGTATCCGCTTTACCAGGTGTTTATGAAGGCTGTGAACCTGTTCGCGCTGACTCGAGAGATCTGCTTTCGAGATTCCGGCAACGACAACTTTGTGCCGCTAAAAGTCCGCAACGCGACCTGGCGCTGGTAGTTCGCGTCGCAACCAGGCGATGGTAACTCGTAACGCGACCGGGCGCTGGTAGCGCTCAACTCGCAAAACGGTGCCAGTCGTTTGGCGTTCAGCCTGCGCGAAAAGGTTATCGCTGTCCGGGACATTGATCCCGTCAGACCTGGCGATACAATCAGGCGGCCATGCAGACGGCGGCCGGCCGGATCGGCGTCTGTTTGGTATCCGTACCGCAACGAATGTTGGCATTGGCTCAGCACGTTGCCATCTTCACGCCCTCCGATCGTCGAGTCTGATTTTGTCAGGCCGCCCCCCTTTTCGAAAAGACCAATTCCATGGGTAACCTCAAGTCTGTGCTTCTATCCCTTCAACGAACTCGCGTAACGCGGTTTGCTGCTTTGCTGCTTGTCGCGGCTCTGGCGGCACCAAAATTGATGGCTCAGGGCGACGTACCGGAAGGCTTCACGCCGCTATTCAACGGCAAAGACCTGGCAGGCTGGAAAGGGCTTGTGGGCAACCCTAAAACGCGAGCGGCCATGTCGGCTGACGAATTGGCGGCCAAGCAGAAAGAGGCCGACGAAAGCATGAACGCTCATTGGTCCGTTCAGGACGGCGTGCTGGTGTTCGACGGCGAAGGACAAAGTTTGTGCACCGCCAAAAATTACGGTGACTTTGAACTGTTTGTGGATTGGAAGATTCTGGAAGGCGGCGACAGCGGTATCTATCTGCGCGGAACGCCTCAGCTTCAAATCTGGGACACCGAATTCGAAAAGTACTTTCGTCACGGCGCCGAAAACGGATCTGGTGCTTTCTGGAACAACAAAAAAAATCCACGGTTCCCGTTGGTCAAGGCAGATCGACCTGTTGGCGAATGGAACTCCTTCCACGTCAAAATGGTGGGTGAACGAGCGACCGCAAAGCTGAACGGAAAACTCGTAACGGACAACGTTGTTTTGGAAAATTACTGGGATCGCGAACTTCCCATCTACCCCAGCGAACAGATTGAACTTCAAAACCACGGCAACACACTGTATTTCCGCAACATCTACATTCGCGAAATCGGTGCAGAAGAAGCCAATGAAATTTTGGCCAAACGCGATGCCGATCAGTTCAAGCCCGTCTTCAATGGCAAAGACTTTTCCGGCTGGACAGGCGCGACAGAAAACTACGAAGTGGCAGACGGTGCGATTCGCTGCAAGCAGGGCAAAGGCGGAAATCTGCTTACGGAAAAACAGTACGACAACTTTATTGCTCGCCTGGAATTCCAAGTGCCTCCCGGTGGCAATAACGGGCTCGTCCTGCGTTATTCCGGAGAAGGCCAGCCTCACATCAACGGCATGGAATTGCAGGTGCTGGATTCTGAACATCCCAAGTACGCCAAGCTGGACCCGCGTCAATATCACGGATCTGTGTACGGCCTGATGGCCGCTCATCGTGGCTATTTGCGTCCGGCTGGGGAGTGGAATTTTCAGCAGGTCACACTGAATGGATCCAACATCAAAGTCGAACTAAACGGCTTCACGATTCTGGAAGGTGATCTTTCCACGATCACCGAATCGAAGGATGGCGAAGTACCTCCAGGCCCAAAACGCAAAGGCGGCTTTTTCGGATTCGCAGGCCACAACGATCCGGTCGCGTTTCGAAACATCGAAATTCGTGAACTGCCGGGCGAACCAGCCACGCCGCCTTCACGAAAAACTGCCATCAGCCCAACCGATGGCCCGATTAAGCTTTTCAATGGCAAAAACCTGGAAGGCTTTTACACCTGGATTCGTGACCAGCAGTACGCCGACCCGAACAAGGTCTTCACGGTGAAAGACGGCATGATTCACGTGAGCGGCAACGGCTATGGCGGCCTGATCACCAACGATTCGTACCGCGATTACCACATGATCATCGAATTCAAGTGGGGCGAAAAGACGTGGGGCAATCGTGAAGACAGAACTCGCGATTCCGGCATTCTACTACATTGCTGGGGCCCAGACGGTGGCTACGGCAAGACGTGGATGGCCAGCATCGAAGCTCAGATTATCGAAGGCGGTGTCGGCGACATCCTGGTGCTGTCAGGCGTCGATCCCGAAACCACCCAGGCCTACCCCGTATCACTTACCGCAGAAATCGGTAAGGACCGCGACGGCGAAAAAGTGTGGAAAAAGGGCGGCGAAAAGATGACTCTGTCCCGAGGACGTATCAACTGGTTTGGCCGCGACGAAGACTGGGCAGACACGATCGGTTTTCGAGGCAAGAACGACGTCGAAAGCCCGCTGGGACAGTGGACTCGTATGGAAGTCATCGCTGATGGCGGCCATCTTGTTTACAAGGTTAATGGCGTGGTTGTGAATGAAGCGTTCGAAGCGAAGCCGGACTTCGGAAAACTGCTGCTGCAAACGGAGCAGGCCGAAATGTATGTCCGCCGCTACGAATTGTGGCCCATCGGCAAAGCTCCTGATGATGAACTGAAGCAGGACTAGAGCTGATAAACACGTCGGCA
This DNA window, taken from Fuerstiella marisgermanici, encodes the following:
- a CDS encoding 3-keto-disaccharide hydrolase — its product is MGNLKSVLLSLQRTRVTRFAALLLVAALAAPKLMAQGDVPEGFTPLFNGKDLAGWKGLVGNPKTRAAMSADELAAKQKEADESMNAHWSVQDGVLVFDGEGQSLCTAKNYGDFELFVDWKILEGGDSGIYLRGTPQLQIWDTEFEKYFRHGAENGSGAFWNNKKNPRFPLVKADRPVGEWNSFHVKMVGERATAKLNGKLVTDNVVLENYWDRELPIYPSEQIELQNHGNTLYFRNIYIREIGAEEANEILAKRDADQFKPVFNGKDFSGWTGATENYEVADGAIRCKQGKGGNLLTEKQYDNFIARLEFQVPPGGNNGLVLRYSGEGQPHINGMELQVLDSEHPKYAKLDPRQYHGSVYGLMAAHRGYLRPAGEWNFQQVTLNGSNIKVELNGFTILEGDLSTITESKDGEVPPGPKRKGGFFGFAGHNDPVAFRNIEIRELPGEPATPPSRKTAISPTDGPIKLFNGKNLEGFYTWIRDQQYADPNKVFTVKDGMIHVSGNGYGGLITNDSYRDYHMIIEFKWGEKTWGNREDRTRDSGILLHCWGPDGGYGKTWMASIEAQIIEGGVGDILVLSGVDPETTQAYPVSLTAEIGKDRDGEKVWKKGGEKMTLSRGRINWFGRDEDWADTIGFRGKNDVESPLGQWTRMEVIADGGHLVYKVNGVVVNEAFEAKPDFGKLLLQTEQAEMYVRRYELWPIGKAPDDELKQD
- a CDS encoding GGDEF domain-containing protein — encoded protein: MEFQQSTLTPESFVSGDACRVSANASMMDVFRKTADGDYHFVLVEDDNGVPIGIVSADDVMRHVTNPSGSEFHRWLEMPVEAVLQSRIRIPDEAAPQDLDSGDCTRVTHDGHVLGVMTRRDVLLSWRSVQQTLRESRRDIVTDLPNRSSFDHHLKVECSRANRDGHSVAIVFVDLDYFKQINDQYGHAAGDSALKVVGGLLRETLRSYDMVARYGGDEFAIVCCGCGVDEIDVVLRRIRNGVMSQQQTRIDRHKLPSISVGAAVQHYVSDNFSSVQLIEAADECLYAAKRSGRNCAWKVELSAGQSGKPVLVPDSPSPSPLHQPAVALAR
- a CDS encoding HlyD family secretion protein, whose product is MSNSTSTFPAEPPSARTDDTLAKTARSAYRFQNRETAASPPTSNAASSKPPTAPVAPKTRPRGRLLIAILMFSACGAGIATVWDSLLRYQAYGIVTGKVINVSAPIDGVLQYVHVREGDHVRQDARLATVFDLDFEHRLQRISDELKMAQASLHAEIAKVQWQSKVQETEMTKSMADFFEGASNMYQETAALGVIRNELARTQALSQTHAAKEMDLRNQTIREQAGTDKLRAIQKALRVLKERAETAARIPRLGSEQIAPLVAKVDMLLNETERIREWIQQGELKAPVNGVVLSRHHPAGECIKSHEPLFSVMEESSLEIQLYLPQELTADYNVGDTIKLKIEPFEQLVPCEVTAIGTEHRQPPPNIEVFYRKNVTLLPIRVRPSQEFAGDRRMSVGAVAKLPHFSHRG
- a CDS encoding glycosyltransferase — its product is MVVEWYNWVASMRMDELLFVLGVLLLVDAPRYVYSVLFMAFWDAIKSVWTRELPGPHANGYTYCPSVSVVIAGHNEADTIVETIRSVVDSYCDVQVIVVDDGSTDGMAQAAREFAVGKSNIRVLARRDRGGKSSALNMGLKEATGEVLVTIDADTKLNPNSIYELVQPLKDPQVATVSATVQAWNPFASLAAWLQAYEYRQTIFISRMVRGRMGVLGIVSGAFGAFRTSVLKQLGGWDVGPGEDGDLVLRIRKAGYRVGVAPYATCFTNVPTSWRRLFWQRCRWDRTVITFECRKHNDMGIPWRANFRWSNFLLMAERWFFNVVCVYTFWLYGIWVIAAYPASAMRLLALLYLCGLCLEFLQMLALLFYSDRIWKDLALSLVLPLYPLYQVFMKAVNLFALTREICFRDSGNDNFVPLKVRNATWRW
- a CDS encoding response regulator — encoded protein: MNTKPNKILIVDDDQATQKTIVDTIVDTDTSYVVATTNDAGLRAVQNDSEISQVIIRAWSIDIDALDFCERIRLQRSHDDLRIIVILRNDERPLGAQMLIAGANDLLIGDFEPRELRMRAHIVPSDQVKRVDPAHTPQSAPDVVSDRPKVHVPAFDAVSCRFTFGHNELQIAEWEADPDVKKIPLDKIIVCPQCSAVPTFRAGCGECGGAWTVPETIIHHYACAHVAPEQEFYSKSGLACPKCRLTDLVAGSDFEQMRGCLKCSDCSAILSELSMVGHCLACEHRFAMADGIEMEIYGYQIGRALDAASVTPPNFHSPRRVANADQHTWQPDTVGSYSI